From the bacterium genome, the window GTCGGCAGTAAAAGCGCATACGGTCCCAGCATCAGTTTCCAATACGGGGTTTTGGGATGTCGCCAGGGGGAAAGATAAGCAACTGTGGCCCAGGCAACCAAGACCAACAGGATGCCTGCGCAGCCGGAGGCCCATTGGCCTCTTGCCATAAAGATGATGGACAGGATGGCGACCCAGCTGAATCCTCCGATCCACCCCCCCAGCCAACCGATCTTTTCTCCTCGTCGATCAATCATGTTTTCAGCCTGCTCCTTTACAAGGTTCTCATAGTCAAGCTTGGTAGAGATCATCCAGACCGCTCAAGAAAACAAACGGGCATAACGGCCTTTGCTACACGTGCATTGCCCCAGGCCGCTGTGCGTTGGCTATGGCGGCGGGATCAATCCAGTTTTGCGCGATGCCTTTTTTCTGCTTCGTCTTTCAGCGCATCGAGTCCTTGCTGCAGCGCCTTGGCCAATACCCTGCGCATGGGTCTGGCAAAAAGCCAGGTCATGAATCCTTCAAAGGACTCTTCGGTTCTCACCCTGGTGCTGTTTTTTTCTGTTGTGAACGTCCATGCATGTATCGCGCGAATGCCCATGGTTCGCCCGGACCAGACGATAGTAAACGGCGGTGTGATTTGTTCAATGCGCGAACAAATCTTCATGCCTCCAGTCTTCCAGTGAAACTCGGCGCCGACCTCGACTCTGCCTTGAAGGCGCATTTCCTTGACGCTCACATTCCACTCCGGCCATTTTGCTAAATCGGTCAAAACGCTCCAAACGACTGTAATCGGCGCGTCAATATGAGCTTCCTGCCTTGCATAGGCCGGCGCTTTTTCGTTCGCTGCGATCTGTTTCATCGTACCGTTTCTCACA encodes:
- a CDS encoding SRPBCC domain-containing protein, with the translated sequence MKQIAANEKAPAYARQEAHIDAPITVVWSVLTDLAKWPEWNVSVKEMRLQGRVEVGAEFHWKTGGMKICSRIEQITPPFTIVWSGRTMGIRAIHAWTFTTEKNSTRVRTEESFEGFMTWLFARPMRRVLAKALQQGLDALKDEAEKRHRAKLD